GCACCTGGAATTCCAGGGGTACCGGGAAGTTCGGCAGCAGGATGTCCTTTTTAAGGTTCAGCACGTCCACCTTCGACACGATCTCGTTTGTATTGTCGATCGCGTCCGGCCGGTCGCTGAACAACGCCGTCATTTCCCGCGTATCCTTGAAATAAAACTGGTCGTTCGGGAATTTGAAGCGGCGGTTCTTCAGTTGTACGTCGTCGTTGACGAAGTCGTCATACCCCGGCGTCGCCTTCTTTTCCCCCGTATTAATACACAATAAGATGTCGTGGGCGTCGTAGTCCTCTTTGTCCGTATAGTGGCTGTCGTTGGAGGCGATGACCTTTACGTTGTACTTTTTTGCAAAACGCAGCAACACCTCGTTCACCTGGTCCTGTTCTTTCAACCCGTGTCGCTGCAGCTCCACATAATAGTCCTCGCCAAAACGCTCCAGCCACCAGGCAAATTCCACCTCTGCGGCGGCTTCGCCCTTCTGCATGATCGTTTGGGGTACATACGCCCCCAGGCAACACGTGGTGGCAATCAACCCCTCCCTGTGCTGGTCAAGCAGTGCCTTGTCGATCCTCGGGTACTTTCCGTACATCCCTTCCATGTACCCCGCCGAGGTCAGCTTGATCAGGTTCTGGTACCCCGTTTTGTTTTTGGCCAACAGCACCTGGTGAAAGCGTTCGTCCTTCTGGTCCTTTGTAAACGTCCTTCTTGTCCGGTCTTCTACGACGTAGAACTCACAGCCCACGATCGGCTTTACCTTCAGCGACCCATCCTCGTTCTTGTGCTTGTATGCCTCGCTCACGAATTCAAACGCCCCGAACATATTCCCGTGGTCTGTAATGGCCAGTGCCGGCATACCGTCCTTGATGGCCTTTTTATACAACGAGCTGATGCTCGCGGCACCGTCCAGGAGGGAATATTGGGTGTGGGTATGTAGGTGGGAAAATTTCATGGTAACGGCAAATTTCCGAAAGTTTTGCCGCCCGCGCGCCAGCGTGTTATCCACCGGCGGTGGAAATTCCTTAATTTTACCCCGTAAAACTTACTAATTCATTCAACGCCAGACCCTATATACCTTCTGCCTGGCGCTGCTCCTGGCCAGTTGCAGTGCGTCCAGACGCGCGCGCACGACCCCCGCTGCGCCGCCGCCTTCCCTTCACCGGACCCCTGCGGGCGGGACGACGGTCTACAGGGAAAGGGTCATTGGCCAACCCCTGACCAATCCCGGGTACAATTACGTCAACACCAAAGGGCTGGACATCGAGTTTGTGGACGCGTTGAACTTCAAGTACGCGGAGCAACTGGACGTTCCGGTGGAGCTGATTACCAACCTCCCGTTGTATCATTTTATCGACGACTGGTGGGGCACGCCTTACCACCTGGGTGGTACGACCCGTGACGGGGTGGATTGTTCGGGGTTTAGCCAGCAACTGGAAGGAACGATTTTTCACCTCGAATTGCCGCGGACATCGCGGGAACAATACGCGGCCTGTCACAAGATCCCCGTGCCGGAGTTGCAGGAAGGAGACCTGGTTTTCTTCGGGACCAAAAAAGGGATCACGCACGTCGGCGTTTACCTCATGAACAACAAATTCGTCCACGCCTCCACCTCTTTCGGGGTGATGATCAGTGACCTGGGGGAAGAATATTGGGCGCAACGCTTCAGGGGCGGGGGGCGCATGCCCGGGTAAGGCGTTAGGGGACGTGCGCCCCGAACTTTTTTCGCACACCATCCCACACTTGTTTTGTATCGGGCGTCAGGTTCGACAGCAATACCGCGCCGCCGTAAAGCGCCACGAAAATGACACCCCTGGCCACTAATTCTGTCCAGCCGTGAAGGGAGCGGCTGGCGAAAAAGGCGACCGCATAGGCGACGATCGCGTACACCACGGCGAGCAGGCTTTTCCAGTTAAAGGGTTGCATCTTGTATTTACGGGCGAGGTAGATCATCCGGACGGCGTTGTAGACGACCAGGGAAATGAGGTCGGCCGTCGCCGAGCCGTTGATGCCGTATGCCTTGATGAGCACGACATTGAGGGGGATGCGAAGGGCCAGGAGGATCACGCCGGTGAAAAAGTCAAAACGCCAGTAGACGGAGGTCCCAATGATTTGCCCGTTGACACCGGTACCGGCATCGACAATGCGGGCAATGCCCAGCAAAAGAAGGGCGGACATCCCCAGTCCCGCCTGGTACTCGGTTTTGATGCCGAAAAGGCTCCCCGCCGCGGGCGCGCACAATTCGATGAGGCAAAACAGGGTGGTACAGATCAGCAACAGGTTGATCGAGGTCCGGTGGTAGATGCGGTCGATACGACCGTAGTCCTTGTCCTTCCAGGCTTGTGCCAGGTGCGGGATGGCGGCGGCCTGGACGCTGCGTTGCGGAACCTGGATCACGTTGGCGATATAGAGCAGGAAGGCGTAAATCCCGGCGTATTTAAGACCCATGAACCCCGCGATAAGAACGCCGTCAAAGGCCTGGGCGACGATGCTGATGATGATGCCCCCGTAAGTCAGCGTGAGCATGGACACGATCTTTTTGCGAAAACGCCGGGTGACCCGGCTGACCTTGAAGCGGACATTGGTCAGGTGACGTCTGGAAAGAAAGACCCAGAGGGCGATGGCGGCCAGGATGTATTGGAGGGTAAAAAGCTTTATGAAGACGTCGAAGGGGATCCACCCGAGGAGGTACGGGATGATGAGCAGCAGGATAAAGAGGCGGACGCCGCCTTCTCGCAAAAAGGTAGAAAAGACCGATTGTTTGACGGTCCAGGCAAAGGCCTCCAGGACGGAAAACAACAAAAAACCAAGCCCGAAAGGGAAGACCCATTTGTAATACACGACAAACAGCGCGGAACGCTCGGAGAACTTCCGGACGATCAGGGGTTCGAACACCCAGCCGCCTATGGCGACGAAAACAAAACCCACGAGCGGAAGGACGAGCGCCCAGGTCAGCAGGTCGTTGTCTTCCTTTGACAGGTTGTCCTTGTAGTAAGGATAAAACTTGTACAAGACGCTGGGCGTGCCCATGCTGGCAAAGGCGTAGATCATGGCGCCCACGTCGGTAAAGATCCGGGTAAGGCCGTATTGATCCGCGCTGAAGGAAACGGAACCGTTGTATACAAAAAAGTAGGTGTTCAGGGCCCCGATCAGGAAGCCGAAATAGGTCGAAAGGCTGGAAAGAATGGTTTGACGGCGGATCTGGCCCATGCAAACCCAAAGATAGGGTTACTCCGCTTTAACGGTGACATAAATATTGGAATCCACCAGGGTCTTCGGCAGGTCGCCGGCCGCAAAGGGCAAGGTGGTGGACACCCCGACGGCGGTGACCTTGACCACCTGGGTCTGGCCGTTCGGGAGGTCGATCCGGACGGGCATGTCGAAGCCCTCTATGCAGTTGCTCCAACGGCAGTTCAGGACGCTTTTGCCCCCCTGGTCTTTGATCGTATAGGTCAGGACCGGCACTTTTGTCGTGCGGAGGTACTGGTCAAAGGTTTTGGAAAAGTCTATCCCGCTTTTTTCACTGATGTAATGTTCGATCTGGGCCGTGGTCACGGTCTGGTGATAAAAGGTTTTGTTGAGGCCCCGGAGGATCTGCCGGAAGGCCTCGTCATCGCCGATGATGCACCGGATGGTGTTGATCAGGTTGCCGCCCTTATAGTACATGTCGCCGGAGCCTTCCTTGTTGACATTGTAGGGGCCGATGATGGGCTGGTCGTTGCGGATGTTCTTACGGGTCCCCTGGCAATAGGCGTCTCCGGCGGCTTTGCCGTACTGACAGTCGACGAAAAGGGTTTCGGAATAGTTGGTAAATCCTTCATGGACCCACATATCGGCGAGGTCCTTGGACGTGATGTTGTTGCCAAACCATTCGTGGCCGCTCTCGTGGATGATGATAAAATCCCATTTGAGGCCCCAGCCGGTGTGCGAAAGGTCTATGCCTTCGTAGGTGCCGTCCCGGTGCGTGGTGCGGTAGCCGTTGACAAAACGGTTCCCGTATTGGGTGGCGCTCTGGTGCTCCATCCCCAGGTTATAGCTTTCGACGAGTTTGTATCCGTCTTCGTAGAAGGGGTAGGGGCCCATCCAGTATTCGAAGCAATGGATCATCGGTTTGACGTTGGCGGCAAAGTGTTCTTTGGCGCGGTCGAGGTTGTAGGCGAGGACATAGAAGTTCAGGTCCAGGACACCCTTTTCGCCCATCAGGGTATCGCTCCAATGCGCGTATTTACCGATGTTGATGGACATGTCGTAGTTGTTGATCGGGTTCTTCACCTGCCAGTGATAGGTGTGTTTGCCAGGTCCGGCGGGGTCTTCCCCGATGAGACGGCCGTTGGACACATCCATCAGGCTGTCGGGAACCGTCACGTACATGTCGCAACCGTTGTCGGGTTCGTCATACTGGTGGTCTTTCGTGGGCCACCAGGTGCTGGCCCCCATGCCCTGGCAGGCGGAACTGACCCAGGGATTGCCCAAAGAATCGGTTTTCCAGTCGATGCCACCGTCCCAGGGGGCGTGGACCGCCGCCCGGGGGACGCCATGGTACCAGATGGTGAGGCTGTTTTTGCCGCCGGTCCGTTGGGGTTCCACCAGGTGGATCAACCAGGCGTTCCCGTCCCTGGTCCACTGCAGGTTCCGGCCGTCTTGCAGGACGCTGTCGATGGTCAGGGGCGCCTGGAGGTCGATCTGCATGACCTGGTAGGGTTTGAGGACTTTATAGGTAATGGTATTGCTGCCTTGGATCGTGTGGGCCGCCAGGTCCGGTTCGACGCGGAGGTCATAGTGAAGCAGGTCCCACCAGGCGCGTTCGGGGGTGATGGTTCCCCGCAACGTATCGGCATGGGTAAAGGTCGTCTTCGGGGCCATGAGCTGGGCGTTGGAAAGCGCCGGTGCGGCACACAGTAAAAGGGCAACTGACAGTTTTACCATAGTTTTGACTTCGATGCGTAATGATAAAAGACTTTGCTTCCCGGGCGGACGCTATTTCCACCTGTGGTGGATATGCGTGGTTGGGTGGCTGGGCTGCGCCCGGCAGCCGTCCGGGGAGCGACAGGTCTTTCGCTACAATCAATCCGAAGGGATCGCCACCCTCGACCCGGCCTTTGCCCGGAACGAGGCCATCCAGTGGGCGACCCACCAACTCTTTAACACCCTCGTGGAAACCGACACGGCCCTCCACCTCGTGCCCTCCCTGGCCGCGCGCTGGGAAGTGTCCGCGGACCAAAAACGATATACGTTTTTTTTACGGCGCTCCGTTTTTTTCCAGGATGACCCCTGTTTCCCCGGAGGACGCGGCCGCTTATTGAAAGCCTCCGACGTGGTCTTTAGCCTTCGCAGGTTGATGGACCCCGCCACCGCCAGCCCCGGTGCCTGGATCTTCCAAGGACACGTCGACCCCGACACCGGCTTCCGCGCGCCCGACGACAGCACCTTTGTGTTGACCCTGACCCAACCCTTCCGGCCCATCCTTGGGATCCTCAGCATGGAATATTGCTCGGTCATTCCCCCCGAAGCGATCCAGCGGTATGGGGCCGACTTCCGCCGCCACCCCGTGGGCACCGGACCTTTCCGGATCGACAGCTGGGACGAGGGCCAGGCGCTGATCCTCGTGCGGAACGCGCACTATTTCGAAAAGGGCTTGCCCCACTTAGACGCCGTAAAGATCACCTTTCTTGACAGCAAGGCCACGGAATTCCTGGAGTTCCTCCAGGGGCAACTGGACATGGTCAACGACATAGATCCCGCGTATAAAGACGAGGTGCTGACCCGCCAGGGCACGCTCCGGCCCGAATGGAACGGCAAAATCGTGTTGAGCCGCCACGCCCAGCTCGACATGGAGTACCTGGGGATCCTCGTGGACACAGCAAGCCCGCTCGTCAAGGCGTCCCCCCTCCGGCTGGAGGCGGTCCGGCAGGCGATCAACATGGCCTTTGACCGGCGGAAGATGTTGTTGTACCTCCGGAACTCCATCGGTATCCCCGCGGAGCATGGATTTGTTCCGCCTGCCCTGCCCGGGTTTGGCGCGGTTCCCGGGTACACCTATGCACCGGACAAGGCGTCCGCCCTTTTGACGGCCGCGGGCTTCTCCGGTGGCGCCGGCCTGCCCGTGATCCACCTGCTGACCATCCCCACATACGCCGACCTCGCCTCCTTTATCGCCCGCCAGGAACAGGAGGTCGGCATCCGGATCCAGGTGGAAGTCGTCCAAAAAAGCCTCCTCCTGGAGGAGACCGCCAAGTCCCAGGCGTTGTTTTTCCGGGGGAGCTGGGTGGCCGACTACCCCGACGCCGAAAACTTTTTAAGCGTTTTTTATTCAAAAAACCCCGCCCCGCCCAACTATACGCGTTTTCATGACACTTATTTCGACAGGCTGTACGAACAGGCGCTCGCCGAACGGGATTCGTCTTCCCGCAGCCTGCTGTACAACCGCATGGACAGCCTCGTCATGACACGGGCGCCCGTGGTGCCGTTGTGGTACGACGAAGCGCTCCGGCTGGTCCGTCCGGGCGTGCAGGGGTTATATCCCAATGGGTTAAACCTCCTGGAGTTGAGGTACTGCTACAAGGCCGCACATTTTAACAAGTGAATTCCATTTTCCACCCCTAACTTTGCGCCCGATATTTCTCACGGCGCAAGCGCATATTCTCAACGGCGCGGGCGCACATATAGTAAATTTTTGTGATGATCGCGATCCTTTTGTTTTTTGTGGGGCACTGGTTTGTTTCTTTGTTCTTCCACACTTTTTTCCTGCACCGATACGCTTCCCACCAGATGTATACCACCGGAAGCAAACGTGAAAAGATCTTTTATTTCCTGACCTGGTTCGCCCAGGGCTCCTCCTACCTCGTTCCCCGGGCTTACGCCGTGATGCACCGCATGCACCACTCCTATAGCGACACCGAGAAGGACCCCCACAGCCCCCACTTTTTCAAAGACGTCTGGCAGATGATGTGGCATACGCGGAATATGTACGACGGATACCGGACGGGCAAGCTCGTGGTCGATCCCCAGTTCACCAAGGACTATATCCCCGTCTGGGAAAAGCTCGACCGGTTTGGAGACCGCATGATCGTCAGGATCAGCTTTATGCTCGGATATATCGCCTTTTACTGGTATTTTGCCCCCAGCTTCTGGTGGTTCCTCCTGCTGCCGATCCATTTCCTGATGGGCCCCGTCCAGGGCGCCATCGTCAACTGGTGCGGCCACAAGTACGGTTACCGCAACTTCAGCAACGGCGACCAATCGAAAAATACCACCCCCTGGGGGATCATCCTGATGGGCGAGCTTTTTCAGAACAACCACCACAAGTACGGTACCAACCCCAATTTTGCCAAGAAGTGGTTCGAGTTCGATCCCACCTTCCTGGTGATGCGGGCCATGCATTCGGTACGGATCATCCGGCTCAAGCCCGTCCTTCAGCCGGTGGCCGGAGGGCTCCAGCAGGGCGTGGTGCGGCAGTGGACGCCCAGGCGGCATGCGCGATAAGCCCCCTGCGGTGCGCGAGCACCCGCGGCATGGGTGCCCCCCGCGGCGTGCGCAATAATAGGCGTTACAAGGCGTTAAACGATTGCCGGTTTTTACGGTCCAACTCCGGAAAAACCCTTTTTTAAAATGACCCATATGCGGAAATTGATCTTCGTCCTGCCGCTCTTGATTGCAGCAGCCTGTACGCCCAGTAGTCACTACAATACCGGAACGCCCTCTCAACCCCTTATCCCCCTAACGTCGGGGAACTCATGGATTTACGTCGATTCGGTATTCAACAACAATAACGGCGGGGCATTTGACACCGCCTGGACCGATTCCGTAAGCCTGACCGGCCAAACGGCCGAATTTACCGGCCCCAACGGAACGGTGGAATTTTATCAGCTGAATGACCCCACCGGCTGGTTTGGGAGCTCTTACTTAGGTGTCGATCCTAGCAATACGGTCGTTTATGGCCTCGACAGCCTCAATGCCAACGCTTACGTCTATTTCGGGACCGCCACCCAGGACGGTGAAGTCCTTGGGTCCAGCGAGGACAACACGACCAACCCCTCCTGTCCGATCACCTACGACCTTTACGGATTTGCCACCAGCGTCGTGGTCAACGGCCATACCTGTCTGAGAAACGTCGAGACCGCTCTCAACTGTAACAACTTCACCGTGGAGCAGATCAACACGTATATCGCCCCCGGTGTCGGCGTCGTTCGGATTGAAGACTATGAATCGGATAGTACGCTGACGCACACGAATCTGAGCTTCACGCAGACGTTGAAGTCGTATACGGTGCAATAAGTAGAAGATATTGTACATAAAAAAAGCGGCCATACCCTGGCCGCTTTTTTTTATATTCAGGAATGCAGCAACATGCCCATGCCGCGGCCGGCGGAGAAAGCCGGTCGGTAGCCGACGCCGTTTCCCGGCAAAGGGGAGGAATCGCCGTCCAGCGGCGGGCGCCGGTGGCACAAATGGCGCCCCTCGCTCTGGTGCCGTCGACCCCGGTTGTTCAACTGCTAAAGATCTATCGCGTACAGGACAATGACGCCGAGAAAAAACGGCTGACCATCTCGGACACGGGTGATGTTACCGTGAACAAGGGGCCGCTGAATATCAGCATTGGCGTCCCCGACCATGCCCTCTACTATGCCGCCGGAGCGAGGGGGAACTTCGACGTCGTCGAATTCGAGGTGGACGACGACAAATACAAAGAGATAGCAGAAGCGGTAGCCTCGCAGAGCGATAAAGAACGCGCGGAAGGGACGCCAACATTTAACGACGCGACCAAGCCCGGCCATAAAATAGAAATCCCCGAGGGACCGTGGTTGGAAAAGTTTAAGGCGGCGATCGTGGCAGGGACCGGTAAGGTAACGGGGGGACCCGCTTTTGCCGAAAAGGCAGGCGCCATTGCATTTAGCGAAAAGGCGGTGCTCAGTTTTGTAAGCCAAATATTTGATTTCGGGGACAAGGCGGCGGACCGGCAGGTGGCCAAGGCGCTAAAGGAAAATGGGCTGGAGTATGACGAGGACAGCGGTAAATTCGTCAACGAGTCGGCGACCAAGGTGGACTGGAAGGAGCTTAAAGCCAGGCTTTGGCAGATCCACAACAACTATATCGATAAAAACCTGAGAGGGGCCGAAGGCGGTGGAAAGGTGGACAAAAAACACGCAAGCAAGAAGAAAGACAAAAAATAGCTTTTACATATCCTTCTTCAACTTATCCTTAAACACCTTCTCAAACTTCTCCAATTTCGGCCGTATCACAAAGTAACAATACGGCTGATTCGGATTGTTGGCGTAAAAATCCTGGTGGTAGTCCTCCGCCGAATAGAAGTTCTTGTAGGGCTCGATGGCGGTGACGATGGGTTTGGGGAAGGCGCCGGAGCGGTTGAGCTCGTCTTTGTAGTATTCCGCCTTTTGTTTTTGACCTGCGTCATGGTAAAAGATGACGCTCCGGTACTGGGTGCCCTCGTCGTTGCCCTGGCGATTGAGGGTGGTGGGGTCGTGGGTCTGCCAGAATACTTTCAGGAGTTCGTCAAAGCTGATTTTGCCCGGGTCATAGACGATCTGGCAGGTTTCGGCGTGCCCGGTGGTGCCGGTGGAAACCTGTTCGTAGGTGGGGTTGACGACGTGGCCCCCGCTATACCCCGAGGTCACTTTCAGCACCCCGTCCAGCTGTGTGAAAATGGCTTCCGTACACCAAAAGCACCCGGTGCCAAAGGTGGCCGTGTCGGTCTTCACGGTCGCGGTTGACGGATTGGGATCGTTCATGGCTCTATTCGGGTTTTCCTTTTGTGCGCAAGACCAGGACATTACCACCAGCAGGTTCATCAAGCCCATCAACACGGTGTACTTCATAATAGTACCTTTGTAAAAAAAATGCTGCTCCACCTTCAACATACTTGTGTTCCGAAAGTTACGGGTAATTCAGGGGTTAGGGGATGGTCATAGGAAATGGGGAGGTGAATTTTAGGAGAGTCTTAACATAAATTTATGCAAGTATTTCCGGATTCGGCACTGGTACAATTGGAATTCGACAAGGTCCGGGCCCTACTGGTGGAACACTGTCAGAGCGAATACGCCCGGCATAAGGCGGAAAAGCTGCGCGTCCATACCCGTATCGACTTTATTGAAACGGAGCTCAAACAAAGCCATGAATACAGACTGATCCGCCAAAGCGGGCTTCATTTTCCCAATGATTATGTCCTCAACCTGTCCAAAGATATCAAACTGCTGGGGATCCAGGGGAGCTTTCTGGGCGGGGAGCAATGGCTCCAGATCCGGAAGCTGGCGGAAAGCCTGCAAAGCATTTTCCGGTGGTTTGACACGGAAAGACGGATTGCCTACCCCGGTTTGGCGCTGGTGATCAAGGATACCTATTACGAAAAGGCCATCATCGAGATGATCGACGAGATCCTGGACGAAACGGGAACGGTCAAGGACAACGCCTCCGAGGACCTGGCGCGGATCCGTATGAGCCTCTACAGGAAAAGGGCGGAGCTCTCCCGGGTATTCGACCGGATCGTCCGGAAGTTGAAAAAGGAGGGGGTGGCTGCGGACATCGAGGAGTCGTTTATGAACGGCCGCCGGGTGGTGGCTGTTTTTGCCGAGCACAAACGCCAGGTCCGGGGGATCCTTCACGGGGAAAGCGATACGCGGAAAACTTCCTTTATCGAACCCGAGGAGACCACGGAGCTGAACAACGATATTTTTGCCCT
This region of Dinghuibacter silviterrae genomic DNA includes:
- a CDS encoding M1 family metallopeptidase — protein: MVKLSVALLLCAAPALSNAQLMAPKTTFTHADTLRGTITPERAWWDLLHYDLRVEPDLAAHTIQGSNTITYKVLKPYQVMQIDLQAPLTIDSVLQDGRNLQWTRDGNAWLIHLVEPQRTGGKNSLTIWYHGVPRAAVHAPWDGGIDWKTDSLGNPWVSSACQGMGASTWWPTKDHQYDEPDNGCDMYVTVPDSLMDVSNGRLIGEDPAGPGKHTYHWQVKNPINNYDMSINIGKYAHWSDTLMGEKGVLDLNFYVLAYNLDRAKEHFAANVKPMIHCFEYWMGPYPFYEDGYKLVESYNLGMEHQSATQYGNRFVNGYRTTHRDGTYEGIDLSHTGWGLKWDFIIIHESGHEWFGNNITSKDLADMWVHEGFTNYSETLFVDCQYGKAAGDAYCQGTRKNIRNDQPIIGPYNVNKEGSGDMYYKGGNLINTIRCIIGDDEAFRQILRGLNKTFYHQTVTTAQIEHYISEKSGIDFSKTFDQYLRTTKVPVLTYTIKDQGGKSVLNCRWSNCIEGFDMPVRIDLPNGQTQVVKVTAVGVSTTLPFAAGDLPKTLVDSNIYVTVKAE
- the msrA gene encoding peptide-methionine (S)-S-oxide reductase MsrA; translation: MKYTVLMGLMNLLVVMSWSCAQKENPNRAMNDPNPSTATVKTDTATFGTGCFWCTEAIFTQLDGVLKVTSGYSGGHVVNPTYEQVSTGTTGHAETCQIVYDPGKISFDELLKVFWQTHDPTTLNRQGNDEGTQYRSVIFYHDAGQKQKAEYYKDELNRSGAFPKPIVTAIEPYKNFYSAEDYHQDFYANNPNQPYCYFVIRPKLEKFEKVFKDKLKKDM
- a CDS encoding acyl-CoA desaturase; its protein translation is MIAILLFFVGHWFVSLFFHTFFLHRYASHQMYTTGSKREKIFYFLTWFAQGSSYLVPRAYAVMHRMHHSYSDTEKDPHSPHFFKDVWQMMWHTRNMYDGYRTGKLVVDPQFTKDYIPVWEKLDRFGDRMIVRISFMLGYIAFYWYFAPSFWWFLLLPIHFLMGPVQGAIVNWCGHKYGYRNFSNGDQSKNTTPWGIILMGELFQNNHHKYGTNPNFAKKWFEFDPTFLVMRAMHSVRIIRLKPVLQPVAGGLQQGVVRQWTPRRHAR
- a CDS encoding polysaccharide biosynthesis C-terminal domain-containing protein produces the protein MGQIRRQTILSSLSTYFGFLIGALNTYFFVYNGSVSFSADQYGLTRIFTDVGAMIYAFASMGTPSVLYKFYPYYKDNLSKEDNDLLTWALVLPLVGFVFVAIGGWVFEPLIVRKFSERSALFVVYYKWVFPFGLGFLLFSVLEAFAWTVKQSVFSTFLREGGVRLFILLLIIPYLLGWIPFDVFIKLFTLQYILAAIALWVFLSRRHLTNVRFKVSRVTRRFRKKIVSMLTLTYGGIIISIVAQAFDGVLIAGFMGLKYAGIYAFLLYIANVIQVPQRSVQAAAIPHLAQAWKDKDYGRIDRIYHRTSINLLLICTTLFCLIELCAPAAGSLFGIKTEYQAGLGMSALLLLGIARIVDAGTGVNGQIIGTSVYWRFDFFTGVILLALRIPLNVVLIKAYGINGSATADLISLVVYNAVRMIYLARKYKMQPFNWKSLLAVVYAIVAYAVAFFASRSLHGWTELVARGVIFVALYGGAVLLSNLTPDTKQVWDGVRKKFGAHVP
- a CDS encoding C40 family peptidase, with the protein product MDALNFKYAEQLDVPVELITNLPLYHFIDDWWGTPYHLGGTTRDGVDCSGFSQQLEGTIFHLELPRTSREQYAACHKIPVPELQEGDLVFFGTKKGITHVGVYLMNNKFVHASTSFGVMISDLGEEYWAQRFRGGGRMPG
- a CDS encoding ABC transporter substrate-binding protein, which encodes MRNDKRLCFPGGRYFHLWWICVVGWLGCARQPSGERQVFRYNQSEGIATLDPAFARNEAIQWATHQLFNTLVETDTALHLVPSLAARWEVSADQKRYTFFLRRSVFFQDDPCFPGGRGRLLKASDVVFSLRRLMDPATASPGAWIFQGHVDPDTGFRAPDDSTFVLTLTQPFRPILGILSMEYCSVIPPEAIQRYGADFRRHPVGTGPFRIDSWDEGQALILVRNAHYFEKGLPHLDAVKITFLDSKATEFLEFLQGQLDMVNDIDPAYKDEVLTRQGTLRPEWNGKIVLSRHAQLDMEYLGILVDTASPLVKASPLRLEAVRQAINMAFDRRKMLLYLRNSIGIPAEHGFVPPALPGFGAVPGYTYAPDKASALLTAAGFSGGAGLPVIHLLTIPTYADLASFIARQEQEVGIRIQVEVVQKSLLLEETAKSQALFFRGSWVADYPDAENFLSVFYSKNPAPPNYTRFHDTYFDRLYEQALAERDSSSRSLLYNRMDSLVMTRAPVVPLWYDEALRLVRPGVQGLYPNGLNLLELRYCYKAAHFNK